A stretch of the Archangium violaceum genome encodes the following:
- a CDS encoding methyl-accepting chemotaxis protein, with protein sequence MSAPEGQTGPEGLEGLAVWTTRPAWLAGTVGLSLALLYGHLTHSVPAGSGWLFLGLLAAVLVLHTVLSGAQERHALRVLRAVEQGRLPVNPENLRRALLEVRRIPGRCFWFTLQAWLGGTLMLAVTFSPLADAPWSTGLRIGLVGLSLGPLSAMLVYLMVVRRGRRAAERIAAQGLSPQEVIAAIPAERLRLRRRLVMFTAVAVLSPSFFILDVSVSRTVSTLDQILETKDPKVQKEVVHRARRATGLPLGLLAGLVVLWVVGTAYVAGTALAEPLRALSEDATRIAQGEVRTPRFIPAEDEVWAVSGAFTRMQAQLAQALVQLQRAGLQISSTTEQLVATSADQESGAGEQAISLNETRATTEELARSAQQIAVNAESVSAMAETTFAAAQSGQRSAAAFLAAMHRMKGDNQAIADAVVRLNKRVQQIGKVVEFINEIADKSDLLALNAELEGTKAGEPGRGFSLVAAEMRRLAENVLSSTLAIERLIDEIRDATQAAVMATEAGLKTTERGASLAAQVDQSLGLILELARQTSHAVRSISLATQQQQTGTDQLATAMGDILRVTEENAAATEQMVAANTDLSALARDLKATVQRFRVAEKEG encoded by the coding sequence TTGAGCGCGCCGGAGGGACAGACGGGCCCCGAGGGACTCGAGGGCCTGGCGGTCTGGACCACGCGTCCGGCCTGGCTGGCCGGCACGGTGGGCCTGTCGTTGGCGCTGCTGTACGGGCATCTCACCCACTCGGTGCCCGCGGGCAGTGGCTGGCTCTTCCTCGGGTTGCTGGCGGCGGTCCTGGTGCTGCACACCGTCCTGTCCGGCGCCCAGGAGCGGCACGCGCTGCGCGTGTTGAGGGCGGTGGAGCAGGGGCGTCTGCCCGTCAATCCGGAGAATCTGCGCCGGGCCTTGCTGGAGGTGCGTCGCATCCCCGGGCGCTGCTTCTGGTTCACCCTCCAGGCGTGGCTGGGCGGCACGCTGATGCTGGCGGTGACGTTCTCGCCCCTGGCGGACGCCCCCTGGAGCACGGGACTGCGCATCGGGCTGGTGGGCCTGTCGCTCGGGCCGCTGTCCGCCATGCTCGTCTACCTGATGGTGGTGCGCCGGGGCCGCCGGGCCGCCGAGCGCATCGCCGCGCAGGGGCTGTCACCGCAGGAGGTCATCGCGGCCATCCCCGCCGAGCGGCTGCGGCTGCGGCGGCGGCTGGTGATGTTCACCGCGGTGGCGGTGCTCAGTCCGTCCTTCTTCATCCTCGACGTGTCGGTGAGCCGCACCGTGAGCACGCTGGATCAGATCCTGGAGACGAAGGATCCCAAGGTGCAGAAGGAGGTGGTGCACCGGGCGCGCCGGGCCACCGGTCTGCCCCTGGGGTTGCTCGCCGGGCTGGTGGTGTTGTGGGTGGTGGGCACGGCGTACGTGGCCGGCACCGCGCTGGCCGAGCCCCTGCGCGCTCTCTCGGAGGACGCCACCCGCATCGCCCAGGGCGAGGTCCGTACCCCCCGCTTCATCCCCGCCGAGGACGAGGTGTGGGCCGTGTCCGGCGCCTTCACGCGCATGCAGGCGCAGCTCGCCCAGGCGCTCGTGCAGTTGCAGCGCGCGGGACTTCAAATCTCCTCCACCACCGAGCAGCTGGTGGCCACCTCGGCGGACCAGGAGTCCGGGGCGGGGGAGCAGGCCATCTCGCTCAACGAGACGCGCGCCACCACCGAGGAGCTGGCGCGCTCGGCCCAGCAGATCGCCGTCAACGCCGAGTCGGTGTCGGCCATGGCGGAGACCACCTTCGCGGCGGCCCAGAGCGGGCAGCGCAGCGCGGCGGCCTTCCTCGCGGCCATGCACCGCATGAAGGGCGACAACCAGGCCATCGCCGACGCGGTGGTGCGGCTCAACAAGCGCGTGCAGCAGATCGGCAAGGTGGTGGAGTTCATCAACGAGATCGCCGACAAGTCGGACCTGCTGGCGCTCAACGCCGAGCTGGAGGGCACCAAGGCGGGCGAGCCGGGCCGGGGCTTCTCGTTGGTGGCCGCGGAGATGCGCCGGCTGGCGGAGAACGTGCTGTCCTCCACGCTGGCCATCGAGCGGCTCATCGATGAAATCCGCGACGCCACCCAGGCGGCGGTGATGGCCACGGAGGCGGGCCTGAAGACGACGGAGCGCGGCGCCTCGCTGGCGGCGCAGGTGGACCAGAGCCTGGGGCTCATCCTCGAGCTGGCGCGGCAGACGTCCCACGCGGTGCGCTCCATCTCCCTGGCCACCCAACAGCAGCAGACGGGCACGGATCAGCTCGCCACGGCCATGGGCGACATCCTGCGTGTCACCGAGGAGAACGCCGCGGCCACGGAGCAGATGGTCGCCGCCAACACGGACCTGTCCGCGCTGGCGAGGGATCTCAAGGCCACGGTGCAGCGCTTCCGTGTGGCGGAGAAGGAGGGGTGA
- a CDS encoding protein CrdC: MAPGSRSVTGMLLCRAGTNRVAFAAHEVATIESPSTFGGRAGCANQAFDGGVGSERILVAATGEAVGVDALEIDSEPLTVFPAPALLGRVAGGSLRGFVQVRGALWPMMSLVDFGRFLAPSTQEAA; this comes from the coding sequence ATGGCCCCGGGCAGCCGCAGTGTCACGGGCATGCTCCTGTGTCGGGCGGGCACCAATCGGGTGGCGTTCGCCGCGCACGAGGTGGCCACCATCGAGTCTCCCAGCACCTTCGGGGGCCGGGCCGGTTGCGCGAACCAGGCCTTCGACGGGGGCGTGGGTTCCGAGCGCATCCTCGTGGCCGCCACGGGTGAAGCGGTGGGCGTGGACGCGCTGGAGATCGACTCCGAGCCGCTCACCGTGTTTCCCGCCCCGGCGTTGCTGGGCCGGGTGGCGGGGGGCAGCCTGCGTGGCTTCGTCCAGGTGCGCGGCGCCTTGTGGCCGATGATGTCGCTGGTCGACTTCGGGCGTTTCCTGGCGCCCTCCACCCAGGAGGCCGCTTGA
- a CDS encoding chemotaxis protein CheW, with translation MASTETETRQSYLVFACGSSWYAVPAECAAEVVSFPELTRVPGAPGHLLGVFAHRGEVIPVVDMSMLVSGESEPTRRAVLVRLTRGTLALTASRVAGVSQVDGRLEPLGINGVHLHLRGPARSAQRDVAVIDPEGLFDHLSQGV, from the coding sequence ATGGCCTCGACCGAGACCGAGACACGGCAGTCCTACCTCGTATTCGCCTGCGGGAGCAGCTGGTACGCCGTACCGGCTGAATGCGCGGCGGAAGTGGTCAGCTTTCCCGAGCTGACGCGGGTGCCCGGAGCTCCCGGGCACCTGCTGGGCGTGTTCGCCCACCGCGGAGAGGTCATCCCCGTGGTGGACATGAGCATGCTGGTATCTGGAGAGAGTGAGCCCACGCGCCGCGCGGTGCTGGTGCGGCTGACTCGAGGCACCCTGGCGCTCACGGCCAGCCGGGTGGCCGGTGTCTCCCAGGTGGATGGCCGCCTGGAGCCGCTGGGCATCAACGGGGTGCACCTCCACCTGCGGGGGCCTGCCCGCAGCGCCCAGCGCGACGTGGCGGTCATCGATCCCGAGGGCTTGTTCGATCACCTCAGCCAGGGGGTCTGA
- a CDS encoding OmpA family protein, translating into MRRISMVAGLALAVAVLAGCPPTYPNCKSDETCQERGEVCVNGTCQECATDANCKEGFACQGSKCVPKGPECTTDDQCTGGRICEAGKCAEPQCTSKAQCQGAQECQRGRCALPPGACNSSTDCAEGQECQGNQCVASAQKAECNWEPLRFGFNEASLTPEAQSRLSELAECLKAGGTGSLELAGHADERGTEEYNLQLSQKRAAAVKKYLVDLGVPARQIKSVGYGENRPVEQGATEEAWEANRRVEFVR; encoded by the coding sequence ATGCGTCGGATCTCGATGGTTGCGGGGCTTGCCCTCGCCGTGGCGGTGCTGGCCGGTTGTCCGCCGACCTACCCCAACTGCAAGAGCGACGAGACCTGCCAGGAGCGGGGGGAGGTGTGCGTCAATGGCACCTGCCAGGAGTGCGCCACCGACGCCAACTGCAAGGAGGGCTTCGCGTGCCAGGGCAGCAAGTGCGTGCCCAAGGGCCCCGAGTGCACGACCGATGATCAGTGCACGGGCGGGAGGATCTGCGAGGCCGGCAAGTGCGCGGAGCCGCAGTGCACCTCCAAGGCCCAGTGCCAGGGCGCCCAGGAGTGCCAGAGGGGCCGCTGCGCGCTGCCTCCGGGCGCCTGCAACTCCAGCACGGACTGCGCCGAGGGCCAGGAGTGCCAGGGCAACCAGTGCGTGGCCTCCGCCCAGAAGGCCGAGTGCAACTGGGAGCCGCTGCGCTTCGGCTTCAACGAGGCCTCCCTGACCCCCGAGGCCCAGAGCCGGCTGAGTGAGCTGGCCGAGTGCCTCAAGGCCGGTGGCACCGGCAGCCTGGAGCTCGCCGGGCACGCGGACGAGCGTGGCACCGAGGAGTACAACCTCCAGCTCTCCCAGAAGCGCGCCGCCGCGGTGAAGAAGTACCTGGTGGACCTGGGCGTGCCGGCCAGGCAGATCAAGTCGGTGGGTTACGGCGAGAACCGGCCGGTCGAGCAGGGGGCCACCGAGGAGGCCTGGGAGGCCAACCGTCGCGTCGAGTTCGTGCGCTAG
- a CDS encoding S8 family serine peptidase, with protein sequence MSAEKAAALEQKGARVIGDYGSYKLVEVDDATLDSLPAAQDVELRDDYDQILLNAGVIDTSSEHAKSMRGMKKMAAGKSFHIVHFDGPVRPEWYKALEATGVQVVSYIPNNAYLVYGDVAAMSSLQKHITAAPVIRWDGEYLDDYKLHPTVNTVTTAAYTIQLIEDDETNGETLELIRKFQTREPVIRKSLGYVNVVAYVDRKAVNEIVQRPDVLSIQPRIQPKKFDERQNMILAGQVTGTNPTGPGYLAWLASKGFSQEQFTASGFGVDVSDSGLDNGTQSPNHFGLYIDGNITGTSRVVYNRLEGTPSSGSTISGCDGHGNINSHIVAGYVNLTGAPYADTAGYNYGLGVAPFVKVGSSVVFDPGSFTEPDYEDLQSRAYRDGMRISTNSWGASTSAYTTDAQQYDALVRDAQPTGSAVANSGNQEMVILFAAGNDGPTTNSVGSPGTGKNVITVGASENVHPFGGADACGTTDSDANSLHDVAGFSSRGPTDDGRKKPDIMAPGTHVSGGVAQADGQHAPTPGNPLGQALSCFDASGVCAGFNSDFHPAGQQWYTASSGTSHSTPAVAGGTALLRQYFINQGMGAPTPAMTKAYLMNSTRYMTGSGANDSLFSNNQGTGLMDLGMAFDGVPRLLDDQNPANLFTASGQTRTFSGVVGDSTRPFRVTLAWTDAPGSTTGSAWKNNLDLTVTVGGNTYKGNVFSGANSITGGTADSANNVENVFLPAGVEGAYTVTVTATNVNSDGVPNNGTTLDQDFALIAYNSCATATVAPTGVTAAASGDNTIEVNWATNGSPSYNIYRATTPGGPYTRVGTASAAPFVDSGVSGGTTYYYVVRAKECAESPASNEASVTATGVCALPPSFEGLASVTNAAANTCATTLSWSAATPICGGSITYSVYRSTTADFTPSAANRIATGVTGTSFADDQNLASGTAYYYVVRATEVSSATIEDANTARKSAIPTGIITPGTFFDDFDANRPANASAYWVPTAGTGNAATMAIVSGCHYQSATSAYRMGATTTSCGGTYLSSQQHTLVLGGNGSVAAGINGFRISEGGSPQMTFNVWYDFENRYDGAWLVYSTTGASGPWTNVPDAVSATQPYISAGGYDDTLRSSTTTRIWTSANKGANGSLKAVTVNLGALAGKTVWFGFKFYSDSTSNAEGFYVDDVRLPMDSAASCSTHVPPPGPAVAYKVTGLPEAVPIDRAISFSVTAVDSLGLVATGYTGTATFTSTDSAATLPASAAFSAGVASGLSVTFNTLGDQSITAKDAAAPSITGTGSTLVTTASKLAFTAQPSNAVAGATLSPAVTVSVLDKDGNLVTTGAFNVSLAIANNPGSGTLSGTTTATTTAGVATFSNLSIDKVGTGYTLKASGRGFAEATSSAFDISVAAASKLAFVTQPSTTVAGSPITPAVQVTIQDAFGNQTTSTAEVTLSLGTGSPSGSVLSGTTKVAAVGGVATFSDLSINKVGTSHTLVASSGSFTTASSEAFATTPGAPYRAIITQQPSNVLAGSPIDPAVHVSFFDKEGNLATQSTASVTMSLGNNPGGASLSGTTTVSAVEGVATFNDLKVSRPGINYTLLAGTSGIYSDTSVGFDVRAGAASRLVFTSTPADNTAVGSAFTVRVAVQDSAGNIISGATPEVTLSLENAAGATLGGTTTVTASGGVATFSGLSVDKVGTGYALKAEAAGLESAISPAFNVVPNASETGRLVFRGSLSGVAAGASLGPIEVELQDAHGNVLTGSNALVILSLGANPTGGSLLGTASVSAVNGVATFDGLSLRTAGTGYTLVAAAQGFTGATSAAFDVTSGSAVSFSLALPASLPVDQEISISAKAFDAYGNLATSYSGSVKVTSSDAEAVLPSNTVFAQGEISDLKVTFKSLGLKTLTLTDTESATLTGAAQTNVTPASTGGDGNGDGDDNGSCGCGATSGTDASLYMGLFALARYVTVRRRRQAKKAA encoded by the coding sequence TTGAGCGCGGAGAAGGCCGCGGCGCTCGAGCAGAAGGGCGCCAGGGTCATTGGTGACTACGGCTCCTACAAGCTGGTCGAGGTGGATGATGCCACCCTGGACTCGCTGCCCGCTGCACAGGATGTGGAACTGCGCGACGACTACGATCAGATCCTGCTGAACGCGGGGGTGATCGACACCTCGTCCGAGCACGCGAAGTCGATGCGCGGCATGAAGAAGATGGCCGCCGGCAAGAGCTTCCACATCGTGCACTTCGACGGCCCGGTGCGGCCCGAGTGGTACAAGGCGCTGGAGGCCACGGGCGTCCAGGTGGTGTCGTACATCCCCAACAACGCCTACCTCGTCTACGGCGATGTCGCCGCGATGAGCAGCCTGCAGAAGCACATCACCGCGGCCCCGGTCATCCGGTGGGACGGTGAGTACCTGGATGACTACAAGCTGCACCCGACCGTCAACACGGTCACCACGGCCGCCTACACCATCCAGCTCATCGAGGACGACGAGACGAATGGCGAGACGCTGGAGCTGATCCGCAAGTTCCAGACGCGCGAGCCCGTCATCCGCAAGTCGCTGGGCTACGTGAACGTGGTGGCCTATGTGGACCGGAAGGCCGTCAACGAGATCGTTCAGCGTCCGGACGTCCTGTCCATCCAGCCGCGCATCCAGCCGAAGAAGTTCGACGAGCGGCAGAACATGATCCTCGCCGGGCAGGTGACCGGGACCAATCCGACCGGTCCGGGCTACCTGGCGTGGCTGGCGTCCAAGGGCTTCTCCCAGGAGCAGTTCACCGCGTCCGGCTTCGGCGTGGACGTGAGCGACAGCGGCCTGGACAACGGGACGCAGTCGCCCAACCACTTCGGTCTGTACATCGACGGAAACATCACCGGCACCAGCCGCGTCGTCTACAACCGTCTGGAGGGCACGCCGAGCTCCGGTAGCACCATCTCCGGCTGCGACGGTCATGGCAACATCAACAGCCACATCGTGGCGGGCTACGTCAACCTGACCGGCGCTCCCTACGCGGACACTGCGGGTTACAACTACGGCCTGGGCGTGGCGCCCTTCGTGAAGGTGGGCTCGTCGGTGGTCTTCGACCCGGGCTCCTTCACCGAGCCGGACTACGAGGACCTGCAGTCGCGCGCCTACCGCGACGGCATGCGCATCAGCACCAACAGCTGGGGCGCGAGCACCAGCGCGTACACCACGGACGCGCAGCAGTACGACGCGCTCGTCCGCGACGCGCAGCCCACGGGCTCCGCGGTGGCCAATTCGGGCAACCAGGAAATGGTCATCCTCTTCGCGGCGGGTAACGACGGCCCGACGACGAACTCGGTGGGCAGCCCCGGCACGGGCAAGAACGTCATCACCGTGGGCGCCTCGGAGAACGTCCATCCCTTCGGCGGCGCGGATGCCTGCGGCACCACCGACTCGGACGCCAACAGCCTCCACGACGTGGCGGGCTTCTCCAGCCGCGGTCCCACCGATGACGGCCGCAAGAAGCCGGACATCATGGCGCCGGGCACGCACGTGTCGGGTGGCGTGGCCCAGGCCGATGGCCAGCATGCTCCCACTCCGGGCAACCCCCTGGGTCAGGCGCTCTCCTGCTTCGACGCCTCGGGTGTCTGCGCTGGCTTCAACAGCGATTTCCACCCAGCGGGCCAGCAGTGGTACACGGCCTCCTCGGGCACCAGCCACTCCACCCCCGCGGTGGCCGGTGGTACGGCCCTGCTCCGTCAGTACTTCATCAACCAGGGCATGGGCGCGCCCACCCCGGCGATGACGAAGGCCTATCTGATGAACTCGACCCGTTACATGACGGGCTCGGGGGCCAACGATTCGCTCTTCTCCAACAACCAGGGCACGGGTCTGATGGACCTGGGCATGGCGTTCGACGGCGTCCCGCGCCTGCTGGATGACCAGAACCCGGCCAACCTCTTCACCGCCTCCGGCCAGACGCGGACCTTCTCCGGCGTGGTGGGGGATTCGACCAGGCCCTTCCGCGTGACGCTGGCGTGGACGGACGCGCCGGGCTCCACCACCGGTAGCGCCTGGAAGAACAACCTGGACCTCACCGTGACGGTGGGCGGCAACACGTACAAGGGCAACGTCTTCTCCGGTGCCAACTCGATCACGGGCGGCACGGCGGACAGCGCCAACAACGTGGAGAACGTCTTCCTGCCCGCGGGCGTCGAGGGCGCCTACACCGTGACGGTGACGGCGACCAACGTGAACTCCGACGGCGTGCCGAACAACGGCACGACGCTGGATCAGGACTTCGCGCTCATCGCCTACAACTCCTGCGCCACCGCCACCGTTGCGCCCACGGGCGTGACGGCCGCCGCGAGCGGTGACAACACCATCGAGGTGAACTGGGCCACCAACGGTTCGCCCTCGTACAACATCTACCGGGCCACCACGCCGGGCGGGCCGTACACCCGCGTGGGCACCGCGTCGGCCGCGCCGTTCGTGGACTCGGGCGTGTCGGGCGGTACGACGTACTACTACGTGGTGCGCGCGAAGGAGTGCGCCGAGTCTCCCGCGTCCAACGAGGCGTCGGTGACGGCCACGGGCGTGTGCGCGCTGCCTCCCTCCTTCGAGGGCCTGGCCTCCGTGACCAACGCCGCCGCGAACACCTGCGCCACCACCCTGAGCTGGTCCGCGGCCACGCCCATCTGTGGCGGCAGCATCACCTACTCGGTGTACCGGAGCACCACGGCGGACTTCACCCCCTCGGCGGCCAACCGGATCGCCACGGGTGTGACGGGCACCTCGTTCGCGGATGACCAGAACCTGGCGAGCGGCACCGCGTACTACTACGTCGTGCGCGCCACCGAGGTGAGCTCGGCCACCATCGAGGATGCGAACACGGCGCGCAAGTCGGCGATCCCCACCGGCATCATCACCCCGGGGACGTTCTTCGACGACTTCGACGCCAACCGGCCGGCCAACGCTTCCGCGTACTGGGTCCCGACGGCGGGCACGGGCAACGCGGCCACCATGGCCATCGTCTCCGGCTGCCACTACCAGTCGGCCACGAGCGCGTACCGCATGGGCGCGACCACCACGAGCTGCGGCGGCACCTACCTCTCCAGCCAGCAGCACACGCTGGTGCTGGGTGGTAACGGCTCGGTCGCGGCTGGCATCAACGGCTTCCGCATCTCGGAGGGGGGCAGCCCCCAGATGACGTTCAACGTCTGGTACGACTTCGAGAACCGCTACGACGGTGCCTGGCTCGTCTACAGCACCACGGGCGCGAGCGGTCCCTGGACCAACGTGCCCGACGCGGTGTCGGCCACGCAGCCGTACATCTCGGCCGGTGGTTATGACGACACGCTCCGCAGCAGCACGACCACGCGCATCTGGACCTCGGCGAACAAGGGCGCCAACGGCTCGCTCAAGGCGGTCACCGTCAACCTGGGCGCGCTGGCTGGCAAGACGGTGTGGTTCGGGTTCAAGTTCTACAGTGACTCCACCTCCAACGCGGAGGGCTTCTACGTGGACGACGTCCGCCTCCCGATGGACTCGGCGGCGAGCTGCTCCACCCACGTGCCTCCTCCGGGCCCAGCCGTCGCCTACAAGGTGACCGGTCTGCCGGAAGCGGTGCCGATCGACCGTGCGATCTCCTTCAGTGTCACGGCGGTGGACTCGCTGGGTCTGGTGGCCACCGGCTACACGGGCACGGCCACCTTCACCAGCACCGATAGCGCGGCGACTCTGCCGGCGAGCGCGGCCTTCTCCGCGGGCGTGGCGAGCGGCTTGTCCGTCACCTTCAACACCCTTGGCGATCAGTCCATCACCGCGAAGGACGCGGCGGCCCCGTCCATCACGGGCACGGGGAGCACCCTCGTCACCACCGCGAGCAAGCTGGCCTTCACCGCGCAGCCCTCCAACGCGGTCGCGGGAGCCACCCTCTCCCCGGCGGTGACGGTGAGCGTGCTGGACAAGGATGGAAACCTGGTGACGACGGGCGCGTTCAACGTCTCGCTCGCCATCGCCAACAACCCGGGCTCTGGCACGCTGTCGGGCACCACGACCGCGACCACGACCGCCGGTGTCGCCACCTTCAGCAACCTGTCCATCGACAAGGTGGGCACGGGCTACACGCTGAAGGCCTCCGGCCGCGGCTTCGCCGAGGCCACCAGCTCGGCCTTCGACATCTCCGTGGCGGCGGCGTCGAAGCTGGCCTTCGTGACCCAGCCCTCCACCACCGTGGCGGGCTCGCCCATCACCCCGGCGGTGCAGGTGACCATCCAGGACGCGTTCGGCAACCAGACCACGTCCACGGCCGAGGTCACCCTCTCGCTGGGGACCGGCAGCCCTTCGGGTAGCGTGCTCTCCGGCACCACCAAGGTGGCGGCGGTGGGCGGCGTGGCCACCTTCAGCGACCTGTCCATCAACAAGGTGGGCACCAGCCACACGCTGGTCGCCTCCTCCGGCTCGTTCACCACGGCGAGCAGCGAGGCCTTCGCGACCACGCCTGGCGCGCCCTACCGGGCGATCATCACCCAGCAGCCCTCCAACGTGCTCGCGGGTTCCCCCATCGACCCGGCCGTGCATGTCTCGTTCTTCGACAAGGAGGGCAACCTGGCGACGCAGTCCACCGCTTCGGTGACGATGTCGCTGGGCAACAACCCGGGTGGTGCGAGCCTGAGTGGTACGACCACGGTGAGCGCGGTGGAGGGTGTGGCCACCTTCAATGACCTGAAGGTGAGCCGCCCTGGCATCAACTACACCCTGCTGGCGGGCACGAGCGGCATCTACTCGGACACCAGCGTCGGCTTCGACGTGAGGGCGGGCGCGGCCTCGCGGCTCGTCTTCACCAGCACGCCGGCTGACAACACGGCCGTGGGCTCGGCGTTCACGGTGCGCGTGGCGGTGCAGGACAGCGCCGGCAACATCATCTCCGGTGCGACGCCCGAGGTGACCCTGTCGCTCGAGAACGCGGCGGGCGCCACCCTGGGCGGTACGACGACGGTCACCGCCTCCGGTGGTGTGGCCACCTTCTCGGGTCTCTCCGTGGACAAGGTGGGCACGGGTTACGCGCTCAAGGCGGAGGCGGCGGGTCTGGAGTCCGCCATCTCGCCGGCCTTCAACGTCGTCCCGAACGCCTCCGAGACGGGGCGCCTGGTGTTCCGCGGCTCGCTGAGCGGCGTCGCGGCGGGTGCCTCCCTGGGCCCGATCGAGGTGGAGTTGCAGGACGCGCACGGCAACGTGCTCACCGGGAGCAACGCCCTGGTGATCCTGAGCCTCGGCGCGAATCCGACGGGTGGCTCGCTGCTGGGCACGGCCTCGGTCTCCGCGGTCAACGGCGTGGCCACGTTCGATGGCCTCTCCCTGCGCACGGCTGGCACCGGCTACACGCTGGTGGCGGCTGCCCAGGGCTTCACGGGTGCGACGAGCGCGGCATTCGATGTGACGTCGGGTTCGGCCGTCAGCTTCTCGCTGGCGCTCCCCGCGAGCCTCCCCGTGGACCAGGAGATCTCCATCTCCGCCAAGGCGTTCGACGCCTACGGCAACCTGGCCACCTCCTACTCCGGCTCGGTCAAGGTGACGAGCTCCGATGCGGAGGCGGTGCTGCCGTCCAACACGGTCTTCGCGCAGGGCGAGATCTCCGACCTGAAGGTGACCTTCAAGTCCCTGGGTCTGAAGACGCTCACCCTGACGGATACCGAGTCGGCCACCCTGACGGGTGCCGCGCAGACCAACGTCACGCCGGCCAGCACGGGCGGCGATGGCAACGGCGACGGAGACGACAACGGCAGCTGCGGCTGTGGTGCCACCTCGGGCACGGACGCGAGCCTCTACATGGGTCTGTTCGCCCTGGCTCGGTACGTGACCGTGCGTCGGCGTCGTCAGGCGAAGAAGGCCGCCTGA
- a CDS encoding sigma-54-dependent transcriptional regulator, whose amino-acid sequence MPATVLIVDDEKNILLTLQTSLQLAGYRTELAASGQVALDVVSARPVDAVLMDVKMPDMDGLTALARLMELKPELPVIMMSGHGTIDTAVKATQLGARDFLEKPLARDRLLVALRNALKHQAVMEELQALRAEVGRYDMVGSGPAMQRIFSLIQRTAPSEGRVLITGENGTGKELIARALHQNSKRKNGPFVKLNCAAVPHELIESELFGHEKGAFTGAVSVRRGKFELAHEGTLFLDEIGDMPQAMQAKLLRVLQEGELERVGGTETLKVDVRVIAATNKNLEKEIEAGRFREDLYYRINVVQIHSPPLRERREDLPALIDAFLKEACARNGRRPLSLSPEALAVMAAYDYPGNVRELRNLVERLAILCEGPVVSGHEAAELLPRGKGTVPPPLPTSSPAMPTPGVPAAPAPAAPVATPASGFRPRVDRTFREQVEDAEREIIQFTLAHTQDNVTEAARLLDLERGHFYKKMKALGLKRGGGET is encoded by the coding sequence ATGCCCGCCACCGTCCTCATCGTCGATGACGAGAAGAACATCCTCCTGACGCTCCAGACGTCGCTCCAGCTCGCGGGCTACCGCACGGAGCTGGCGGCCAGCGGGCAGGTGGCCCTGGACGTGGTGTCCGCGCGCCCGGTGGACGCGGTGCTGATGGACGTGAAGATGCCGGACATGGACGGGCTCACGGCGCTGGCCCGATTGATGGAGCTCAAACCGGAGCTGCCCGTCATCATGATGTCCGGGCATGGCACCATCGACACGGCGGTGAAGGCCACGCAGCTCGGCGCTCGGGACTTCCTGGAGAAGCCCCTGGCCCGCGACCGGCTGCTGGTGGCGCTGCGCAACGCGCTCAAGCACCAGGCGGTGATGGAGGAGCTGCAGGCGCTGCGTGCGGAGGTGGGCCGCTACGACATGGTGGGCAGCGGCCCCGCCATGCAGCGCATCTTCTCGCTCATCCAACGCACGGCGCCCTCCGAGGGCCGGGTCCTCATCACGGGGGAGAATGGCACCGGCAAGGAGCTCATCGCCCGGGCGCTGCACCAGAACTCGAAACGCAAGAACGGGCCCTTCGTGAAGCTCAACTGCGCGGCGGTTCCGCACGAGCTCATCGAGAGCGAGCTGTTCGGCCACGAGAAGGGGGCATTCACCGGCGCGGTGAGCGTGCGCCGGGGCAAGTTCGAGCTGGCCCACGAAGGGACGCTCTTCCTGGACGAGATCGGCGACATGCCCCAGGCCATGCAGGCCAAGCTGCTGCGCGTGCTGCAGGAGGGGGAGCTGGAGCGGGTGGGCGGCACGGAGACCCTCAAGGTGGACGTGCGCGTCATCGCCGCGACGAACAAGAACCTGGAGAAGGAGATCGAGGCGGGGCGCTTCCGCGAGGACCTCTACTACCGCATCAACGTGGTGCAGATTCACTCGCCGCCCCTGCGCGAGCGGCGCGAGGATCTCCCCGCGCTGATCGACGCCTTCCTGAAGGAGGCGTGCGCGCGCAACGGGCGCCGGCCGCTGTCACTCTCCCCGGAGGCGCTGGCGGTGATGGCAGCCTATGACTACCCGGGCAACGTGCGCGAGCTGCGCAACCTGGTGGAGCGGCTCGCCATCCTCTGTGAGGGCCCCGTCGTCTCCGGCCACGAGGCCGCCGAGTTGCTCCCTCGCGGCAAGGGCACCGTGCCTCCGCCTCTTCCCACCAGCTCCCCCGCCATGCCAACCCCTGGGGTTCCGGCGGCTCCGGCTCCGGCGGCTCCCGTGGCGACGCCCGCCAGCGGCTTCCGGCCCCGCGTGGACCGGACCTTCCGCGAGCAGGTGGAGGACGCCGAGCGGGAGATCATCCAGTTCACGCTCGCGCACACGCAGGACAACGTCACCGAGGCGGCGCGGCTGCTCGACCTGGAGCGCGGCCACTTCTACAAGAAGATGAAGGCCCTCGGGCTGAAGCGCGGCGGCGGCGAAACGTAA